In Candidatus Bathyarchaeota archaeon, one genomic interval encodes:
- the hxlB gene encoding 6-phospho-3-hexuloisomerase has translation MLEAAAKEILAGAQKAIASLDADQVETMLKMIIKSQDKRIFIVGMGRSGFVGRSFALRLMNLGFNVYFLGETITPAAGKNDLVIAISGTGMTKMVLSASTAAKDVGAKVIAVTTYDKSSLGDIADHVVVLTGRTKMGWPREENYLSRQILGEREPLSPLGSIFENNCMIFLDSFIVELMYRLNKTEEELMQKHATIE, from the coding sequence ATGCTGGAAGCCGCAGCAAAGGAAATCCTCGCAGGCGCACAAAAAGCCATAGCATCACTGGATGCTGACCAAGTAGAAACGATGCTAAAGATGATAATCAAATCCCAAGACAAGAGAATCTTCATTGTAGGCATGGGCAGAAGCGGGTTTGTCGGCCGTTCCTTCGCGTTGCGCTTGATGAATCTAGGGTTTAATGTGTATTTCTTAGGCGAGACTATAACACCAGCAGCGGGAAAAAACGATTTAGTCATCGCCATCTCGGGAACTGGCATGACGAAGATGGTGTTAAGCGCAAGTACGGCTGCAAAGGATGTTGGTGCAAAGGTCATCGCTGTTACTACTTATGACAAGTCTTCTTTGGGAGACATCGCAGACCACGTGGTTGTTCTTACAGGTCGAACAAAGATGGGCTGGCCCAGAGAAGAGAATTATCTTTCAAGACAGATCTTGGGGGAACGTGAACCCTTAAGTCCTCTCGGCAGTATCTTCGAAAATAACTGCATGATATTTCTTGACAGCTTTATTGTAGAGCTTATGTACCGTTTAAATAAGACCGAGGAAGAATTAATGCAAAAACATGCGACAATAGAATAG
- a CDS encoding energy-coupling factor transporter transmembrane protein EcfT gives MSVFDGLRFRRVSSPIHVLDPRIKFLYVCSIFVIAIIFWELLPLLILFLMQIPFVLLARVQKEWVRSLRGAAFLAAIIFSTNIIFRFIYANYTLTAHDVEYASAMMLRFVVLVESFSIFFLTTSPDHLGLALEQSHVPYEFCFAFTTAVRFVPVLADEAQTIMDAQKSRGLELEKGNFLKRVRNYIPILIPLIISAIRRSLELAEAMESRAWGAIEKRTNLYILKIRKADYLLILISILILIVGVYIKFYVFVPSFSDFLGL, from the coding sequence ATGAGCGTTTTTGATGGCTTAAGGTTTAGAAGAGTTTCGTCACCCATCCACGTGCTGGATCCGCGAATCAAGTTTCTCTATGTTTGCTCAATTTTCGTAATTGCCATAATTTTCTGGGAGTTGCTCCCACTGCTCATCTTGTTTCTGATGCAGATTCCATTTGTTCTTTTGGCACGTGTTCAGAAAGAATGGGTACGGTCTCTCAGAGGAGCAGCATTTCTAGCTGCGATTATTTTCAGTACAAACATCATTTTCAGATTTATATATGCAAACTACACGTTAACGGCTCACGATGTTGAATATGCTTCAGCGATGATGTTGCGCTTCGTGGTGCTTGTCGAGTCTTTCTCAATATTCTTTCTAACTACCTCACCAGACCATTTGGGCTTGGCTTTAGAACAAAGCCACGTTCCATACGAGTTCTGTTTCGCTTTCACCACCGCTGTACGGTTCGTTCCGGTCTTAGCTGATGAGGCCCAAACGATTATGGATGCTCAGAAGTCGAGGGGACTAGAGCTTGAGAAGGGCAATTTTTTGAAGAGAGTACGAAACTACATTCCAATTCTCATCCCTCTAATCATCAGCGCCATCCGTAGAAGTCTCGAGCTTGCAGAAGCTATGGAATCAAGGGCTTGGGGTGCCATTGAGAAACGTACTAACCTGTACATTTTGAAAATAAGGAAAGCTGACTATTTGCTAATTCTAATTTCCATTCTTATACTGATTGTCGGTGTTTACATAAAGTTTTACGTGTTTGTACCATCATTTTCCGACTTTTTAGGGCTGTAA
- a CDS encoding energy-coupling factor ABC transporter ATP-binding protein: MIEVEDVHFTYPIGVEALRGVSLTIKDGEFIAIMGQNGAGKTTLIKHFNGLLKPTKGEVLVDDVNTKNTSVAKLARNVGFVFQNPDNQLFCETVEEEVAFALKNFGFKETTWKKRVTWALNLLGLTEYRKTSPFMLSGGERKRVALASVLAWNPKVVVMDEPTIGQDYQQKEILRQFIIQLNTQGKTVVVVTHDVEFVAECNPRVILMSEGKIVADGVGNKVLTDVDRLTQASIVPPQITQIFIKLADFGLPVNVIDIYEAREILLKRLGKK; encoded by the coding sequence GTGATAGAAGTCGAAGACGTTCATTTCACTTATCCAATAGGTGTCGAGGCGCTGAGAGGCGTCTCTCTAACAATCAAAGATGGCGAGTTTATAGCTATAATGGGTCAAAATGGTGCTGGAAAAACAACATTAATAAAACATTTTAATGGGCTGCTGAAACCGACAAAGGGGGAAGTTTTAGTTGATGATGTAAACACGAAAAACACAAGTGTAGCTAAGCTCGCTAGAAACGTGGGATTTGTCTTTCAAAATCCTGATAATCAACTTTTCTGCGAAACGGTGGAGGAAGAAGTTGCTTTTGCCCTCAAAAATTTTGGCTTCAAAGAAACTACATGGAAAAAGAGAGTAACGTGGGCTCTGAACCTGCTAGGGCTAACAGAATATCGGAAAACTTCGCCTTTCATGCTAAGCGGAGGTGAAAGAAAACGCGTTGCTTTAGCGTCTGTACTTGCGTGGAACCCAAAAGTTGTGGTAATGGATGAACCTACAATAGGACAAGACTACCAGCAGAAAGAAATACTTCGCCAATTCATAATCCAATTGAACACCCAAGGAAAAACCGTTGTAGTAGTTACTCATGATGTAGAGTTTGTGGCGGAATGTAACCCTCGTGTTATATTAATGTCTGAAGGAAAAATTGTCGCAGACGGTGTCGGGAACAAAGTACTCACAGATGTTGACCGTTTAACTCAAGCTTCCATAGTACCACCGCAAATAACTCAAATTTTCATTAAATTAGCAGATTTTGGACTACCAGTTAACGTGATTGACATTTACGAGGCAAGAGAAATTTTGCTTAAACGGTTGGGTAAAAAATGA
- a CDS encoding ATP-binding cassette domain-containing protein: protein MAVIKAKGLTYTYPNATKPAIQEISLKIEKGEFVILTGPSGCGKTTLCRCLNGLIPHFYQGDLEGEIQVVGLDVADTPIHKLASHVGLVFQNPENQLFALSVEKDVAFGLENLGVPRKKMREQVDWALEIAGIYDLRERAPHELSGGQQQRVTIASIIAMHPEIMVLDEPTSFLDPLGAQKIFKVIDELNKSLGMTVILVEHRLDLAARYANHVIVMDKGEIVLDGDPRTVLNSQKARLLGVGIPKATRLYQILKEENGLSTEKVPVTADEIAVLLREVLKT, encoded by the coding sequence TTGGCAGTCATCAAAGCTAAAGGCTTAACATACACTTATCCAAACGCCACAAAACCTGCTATTCAAGAAATCTCCCTGAAAATCGAAAAAGGCGAGTTCGTCATCTTAACAGGCCCAAGCGGATGTGGAAAAACCACTCTGTGCCGATGCCTTAACGGTTTGATTCCACACTTCTATCAAGGAGATCTAGAAGGCGAAATTCAAGTGGTCGGCCTAGACGTAGCGGACACTCCAATTCACAAACTTGCCTCTCACGTTGGACTTGTATTTCAGAATCCAGAAAATCAACTGTTTGCCCTGTCTGTTGAAAAAGATGTTGCGTTCGGGCTAGAAAACCTTGGTGTCCCAAGAAAAAAAATGCGCGAACAGGTGGATTGGGCCCTGGAGATCGCTGGCATCTATGACCTGCGAGAAAGAGCACCACACGAGCTTTCTGGAGGACAACAGCAACGAGTAACCATTGCAAGCATCATAGCAATGCACCCTGAAATTATGGTGCTGGACGAACCAACCTCCTTTCTAGACCCTCTGGGCGCCCAAAAAATCTTCAAAGTCATAGATGAACTGAACAAGTCTTTAGGTATGACGGTGATCTTGGTTGAGCACCGATTAGATTTGGCGGCAAGATACGCCAACCACGTTATTGTAATGGATAAAGGAGAAATTGTCTTAGATGGCGACCCCAGAACGGTTTTAAACTCTCAAAAAGCTCGTTTACTAGGGGTTGGAATACCGAAAGCAACAAGACTCTATCAGATTCTTAAAGAAGAAAACGGATTGAGCACAGAAAAAGTGCCCGTGACAGCAGACGAAATCGCAGTGCTCTTGCGGGAGGTTTTGAAAACGTGA
- a CDS encoding tyrosine-type recombinase/integrase, which translates to MQSLTEQHGNKGKEGYWNDRSFHRRSIEDLEVRSFCGMQIFYDMMEAAENKDRYSPYEYPYCSERDKALLSCLFETGGRELEVAMLRKEMFDVDEEFVIVRDMPLVKRYKRTKLTDKATGEVIVVTKSVKDFRTLTFKRDEPLAEFVVQWIDQVEDYLFPSRRNGRYPHLHPTRIYQIIDDLSLVAGHNQQIIDREGKLIMRNGEPITRGAMWPHRIRSERASYLGSVLKWNLEKIMRFFGWKTTEIAMRYAHKSVEDMKTWF; encoded by the coding sequence ATGCAAAGTCTGACGGAACAACATGGAAACAAAGGGAAAGAAGGTTATTGGAACGACAGAAGTTTTCATAGGCGTTCTATAGAAGATTTGGAAGTGCGAAGTTTCTGTGGCATGCAAATATTCTATGACATGATGGAAGCTGCAGAGAATAAGGATCGCTATAGCCCTTATGAATATCCGTATTGCAGTGAAAGAGATAAGGCTCTCTTGTCTTGTCTCTTTGAAACTGGAGGCCGAGAACTAGAGGTTGCTATGCTACGCAAAGAAATGTTTGACGTAGATGAAGAGTTCGTAATTGTCAGAGACATGCCATTGGTTAAACGCTATAAAAGAACAAAGCTAACCGACAAAGCCACTGGAGAAGTCATTGTAGTTACTAAGTCGGTAAAAGATTTTAGAACCCTTACCTTCAAACGTGATGAACCTCTAGCTGAATTTGTAGTCCAATGGATAGATCAAGTAGAAGATTACTTATTCCCCTCAAGACGCAATGGCAGATATCCACACTTACACCCGACAAGAATCTACCAAATCATAGACGATCTAAGCCTAGTAGCAGGACACAACCAGCAAATCATAGACAGAGAAGGCAAATTGATAATGCGGAACGGTGAACCAATAACTAGAGGCGCTATGTGGCCACACAGAATTAGAAGCGAAAGAGCAAGCTATCTGGGATCAGTGCTAAAGTGGAATCTAGAGAAGATCATGCGGTTCTTCGGTTGGAAAACTACAGAGATAGCCATGCGATACGCACACAAATCTGTCGAAGATATGAAAACGTGGTTTTAG